In Pecten maximus chromosome 10, xPecMax1.1, whole genome shotgun sequence, one genomic interval encodes:
- the LOC117336899 gene encoding putative GTP-binding protein 6 has protein sequence MMVSQNNMFLFLRKIRGIYSTSNEYLMKWRAVPCRGFNRTSCCIHQRTCNKYIKLSLSTHVTPGLNLHLFGKNKIPVCSLNKYYTICHQNSLKGKNFFRQGEVLRNSQYRYSPMMIWFSGYRHFHSSFHHHKRDHPIYKEGGGDMEDDPDQLKETQDDMEVLEMEHEYKQMLREYYSIPGMGQRILVIQPDIKGRDQPSLTTPDLQLAEACALVETLPDWKVVQKMVVPVHNRHLPHVFSPGRLAQLTQEITNNRHISMVFLSTNKLSPAQVSALQDLWNIAIIDRYTVVLQIFKEHAKTKEAKLQVALAEIPMLRYCIPDVHDGKHDKTFGGSNYLGGDTHYQHRWHLLGIREQKLRGLLAKVRKQREFLRKGRQKRQQPTVAVVGYTNCGKTTLIKALTGDRKMKPQDQLFATLDVTAHGGALPNNLSILYMDTVGFIADIPTTLIDAFGATLEDALVADVIIHLQDISHPDRVAQKDNVQTTLKKLLTDSQYRKIINVGNKVDLVKGDVCDADCINISSVKGHGLHELQLAIQKQLLESKALLEKKISVPASGEHLNWLYTHATVQAVDGAVKPNHLLVDIVISEGLYAKFMAKFGKPVTKKVKI, from the exons ATGATGGTCAGTCAGAACAATATGTTTTTATTCCTCCGGAAAATCAGGGGAATATATTCAACATCCAACGAATATTTAATGAAATGGAGAGCAGTTCCGTGCAGGGGTTTTAATAGAACAAGCTGTTGTATACATCAACGGACATGCAATAAATACATTAAGTTATCTTTAAGCACTCATGTAACACCTGgtttaaatttacatttatttggtaaaaacaaaataccaGTGTGtagtttaaataaatattatacaatttgtcatcaaaattcattaaaGGGTAAGAATTTTTTTAGGCAAGGTGAAGTTTTAAGAAATTCACAATACAGATATTCACCAATGATGATTTGGTTTTCTGGATATCGACACTTTCACAGCAGTTTTCATCATCATAAAAGAGATCACCCAATTTATAAAGAAGGAGGAGGTGATATGGAGGATGATCCTGACCAATTGAAGGAAACTCAAG ATGACATGGAAGTACTTGAAATGGAACATGAGTACAAACAAATGTTACGAGAGTACTACAGCATCCCTGGTATGGGACAGAGGATCCTAGTCATACAACCAG ACATAAAGGGAAGAGATCAGCCATCCCTAACGACCCCTGACCTTCAACTCGCTGAGGCATGCGCCCTGGTGGAAACACTGCCAGACTGGAAAGTGGTGCAGAAA ATGGTTGTCCCTGTACACAACAGACACCTGCCTCATGTGTTCAGTCCGGGACGCCTGGCTCAGCTTACTCAGGAAATCACAAATAATAGACATATCAGTATGGTGTTCCTCAGTACCAATAAACTGTCTCCGGCACAGGTGTCTGCTCTCCAGGATCTCTGGAACATCGCCATCATCGACAG GTACACAGTTGTTCTACAGATATTTAAAGAACATGCTAAAACTAAGGAAGCCAAACTGCAGGTAGCTCTGGCAGAGATCCCCATGTTAAG ATATTGTATTCCTGATGTCCACGATGGCAAGCATGACAAAACATTTGGAGGAAGTAACTATCTAGGGGGAGACACTCACTACCAGCATCGCTGGCATTTACTGGGG ATCAGAGAACAAAAGTTACGAGGGCTGTTGGCTAAAGTGAGGAAGCAGAGAGAATTCCTGAGGAAAGGGCGACAGAAACGTCAGCAGCCGACGGTAGCAGTAGTAGGCTATACAAATTGTG GTAAGACAACATTGATTAAGGCCTTGACTGGTGACCGTAAGATGAAGCCTCAGGACCAGCTGTTCGCTACATTGGATGTGACAGCACATGGAGGTGCCCTCCCGAACAATCTCTCCATCCTTTACATGGATACTGTGGGCTTCATCGCAGACATCCCCACCACCCTCATCGACGCCTTTGGTGCTACACTAGAGGATGCCTTGGTTGCG GATGTGATTATCCACCTTCAGGACATCAGCCACCCGGACAGAGTAGCCCAAAAAGACAACGTCCAGACAACACTGAAGAAGTTATTGACGGACAGTCAGTACAGAAAAATCATCAATGTTGGAAATAAAGTGGATCTAGTCAAAGG TGATGTGTGTGATGCTGATTGTATCAACATATCATCAGTGAAGGGCCACGGCCTTCATGAACTACAGCTGGCCATACAGAAACAACTTCTAGAAAGCAAAGCTCTCCTGGAGAAAAAAATCAGCGTCCCTGCCAGTGGGGAGCATCTCAA CTGGTTGTATACCCATGCCACGGTCCAAGCGGTGGACGGAGCGGTCAAGCCTAATCATTTACTAGTGGACATTGTCATCTCAGAGGGACTTTATGCCAAGTTCATGGCCAAGTTTGGAAAGCCAGTTACAAAAAAAGTCAAGATATAA